GCCGCAGCCGGACTCGCCAACCAGTCCCACCACCTCGCCCCTCGCGATTTCCAGGGATGCATCCCTGACCGCGCGGAACGTGCCGTTTGGACTGTAGAAGGTCACTGCAAGGTCTTCGACCTGCATGAGCGGAGCGTCTTGCTGAAGCGCCTGGGTCATTGGCTATCTGTCTCCGGTCTCAGGCAGGTTCTGCGCCTGGCGAATGCCGTCCGCAAGCAGGTTGATACCGACCACCAGTGACGCCATAGCGATACCCGGCGCAAGCGACGCCAGCGGGGCGACGTCGAGGATGATGGCGTTCTCGCTGACCATCTTTCCCCAGTCAGGCTCAGGCGGCTGCACGCCCAGTCCCAGGAATCCGAGTCCCGCGGTAAGCAGCAGCGCGAAACTCAGCCGTATCGTCGCCTCCACGCCAACCACCGGAAGCACGTTCGGGAGCACCTCGCGGAACATGATATACAGCGTCGGCTCACCCCTTAGACGTGCGCTCTGAACGAACTCCAGCGGCTTGATCGCAAGGGTCGCGCTCCTGATGACACGGCTGTTGTTGGGCATGAACGATATGCCAATGATGCCGATGATGATGAATGACTCATCGACGCTTCTGAACCGCTGGGTAGCCATGTTGATTACCAGGATCGCCAGCAGAAGCGACGGGATCGCCAGGAACCAGTCCACTATTCGCATGATGACCTGGTCTATCCGGCCTCCCAGGTAGCCACTGGTCACTCCCACAATTGTTCCGAAGGTGACGCCGAGGATGGTGCCCGCAGTCGCTATCCAGATTATGGAGCGCGCTCCGGCCAGCACCCTGCTGAAGATGTCTCGTCCCTTCTCGTCGGTGCCCAGCCAGTATGTCGAGGTGGGCGAGCTGTACTGGTCCTGGATGTGGTACTCGGTTGGAGGAAAAGGCGTGATCCACGGCCCGATCAACGCCAGCACAACGTGAATGCCCACCACCGCCAGCCCGATCCGCCCAGTGTTGGTGCGGAGGACCAGCGTGAAGAAGGCGATAACTGCGTGCCATACCTTCGCTACCCCAGTGGGTGCGTATGCCTCCGATCGAATCGTCGCCATCAGGACAGCCTCACTCTGGGATTGAGCGCGCCGTATGCCAGGTCGGCGGCCAGGTTGCTGAATGCGTACACTGACGCAATTATCAGCGCGGTTGACTGGAGCATCCTTATGTCGCGGGTGTCGATAGCCTGTATTAGCAGGCTTCCCATGCCGGGATATGCGAACAGGTTCTCGATGATGATGAGACCGCCGAACATCCAGCCCACGTTGTTAGCGATGACGGTTATCGTGGGAAGCAACGCATTGCGGAGTACGTGCCTGACCACCACGGTCCTCATGGGCAGTCCCTTGAGAATCGCGGTGCGGACGTAGTTGCTCTCCATCACCTCGATCACGTTGGCGCGAACAGCGCCCCGGTGACCGTAAGCACTGGCATTACCAGCACCTTTGGGTTTCCGATGACAGACTCGCCCGGCATCATGATGCTGGACGATGGCAGCCATCCGAGGGTCGATGACAGTATCAGTATCATCACCACCCCCGTCACGAACTCCGGCAGAGAAATCGTGACGAGCCCTCCCATGGTGAGGAACCGGTCCATTTTAGTATCGGCACGTGTTCCTACCCAGACACCCATCACCAGCCCAAGTGGGACGGCGATGACGAAGGCGAGCACCGCGAGCAGCGCGGAATGGGCCAGCCGTTCGCCCATGATCTCCGATATCGAAGCGTTGGACTTCGCTGACTGACCGAGATCGCCGCGCACCGCGTCCCAGATCCAGTCCAGGTACCTGATGTGTGGCGGACGGTCGAGGCCCATCTGCGCCCGCAGGTTGCGGAGGCTGCCTGCATGACCGACGCGGCATCGCCGGGCACTGCTTCGATCAGCGCGAAGATCGCCACTGACACGGCGAGCAGTGTCACCACGATGAGAGAGAGTCTGACTATTAGAAATCTTGCCATTTATATCCGTAGGGGCGTCCCTTATGGACGCCTTGCATATTTCTATGAGGTGTAGGGGCGGTTCGCGAACCGCCCCTACGTTGGTCAACCGGGCCTAGTTCTCAGACACCCACCACTCTTCGAACAGCCAGTGGGCGAGGGCGGCATGCGCCTGTACGCCATTGATGTTCGCGCGGTGTGCATACATAACCGGTGTGTACGCGAGGTACAGCACTGGTACGTCCTCGATCAGGATCTCCTGCATCTCCTGGAAGTAGTCCTTGCGGGTCTGGAAGTCAGCCTCGCTGGAAGCGAGGTCCAGGAGTTCGTCCAGTCGCGCGTTGTTGTAGTACGACTCGTTCCAGACGCCGCTGCCCCTGAGCTGTACGCTTATGGCTGCATTGGCCGGCCGAGCGCCCCACGCGCTGGTCACGAACGGGCAGCAGGGGTTCATCCACTGCGCTGTCCAGTAAGCTGAAGAGTCGTGCGCCGTGATGTTGACGCTGATCCCGATGTCGGCCGCCTCTACAGACTCCTTGAACGCCTCTGCCGTATCCAGCATCTGGCTGAAGTCCGAGGTGTCCAGGTTGATCTCGACTCCGTCACCGTATCCGGCAGCTTCGAGGTACTCCCTGGCCTTCATGAGGTCCTGCTTGATAATCGGCTGCTCGTCCCAGTAGTACTGGTCGTTGATGCCGACGGGGTGGTCGTTGGCCGGTGAGCCCCGACCGAACAGCGCTGCCTCAGCAACGAAGTCGCGGTCCACGGCGTACTGCAGCGCCTTGCGCAGGTTCTTGTTCGAGAAGATCGAGTCATTTGCGCCCTGAACGGCTGCGTGGTCGTCGTTGCCCTGGACGTGGGCGTAGCTGGTGTGCATGTCGATTACGACGACACCGGCGGACGGTGTGGTCGCGATGCGCACGTCAGGGTTTCCTGCCAGCGCACCCAGCGACTCGAAGGCTGGCGAGAGCACTACGTCGATCGCGCCTGTCTTCAGAGCCTCGATGCGGGTGACCTGCTCGGGCATGTAGAAGAAGACCATCTGGTCGGCATGAGGTCTGCCTTCACGCCAGTAGTCCGGGTTGCGGTCCATGACTGATCGGACAGTCGGGTTATGCTCCCCGAGTGTGTATGGTCCGGAACCGTATTCGGCGGATGCGATCTCTTCGCTTGAGACTCCGTTCGGGACGATTCGGCCATGGTAGTCAGTCATGTCGCCCATCAGGAACGCGTTCGGATCGCCGAGGTCGAGTACAACCGTCAGGTCGTCAGGCGTCGTGATGGTGTCGATGTAGTTGATGTTGTCCCTATGTGGTGAGGGTGAGTCCGGGTGCCGTATCCGGTCAAGCGTGTACTTGATGTCGGCAGACGTTACCGGATCGCCGCTGTGGAATCTGATTCCCTCGCGTACCTTGAACGTGTACTGGGACAGGTCTGCGGTGGACGACCAGGACTCCACGGCCCATGGCGTCACTTCGCCGTCGTACCAGTACATGGTGATGCTGTCGTGTGTCAGCTCACCGTAAGGCGCTTCTGCCTGCGCCAGTCCCGCGAGCATCGGGTCGAGCGAGTTGAACGCGATCATCCCGAATCTGATGGAGCCGCCCTGTGTGGGCTTGTCACCCATCATTCCCATGGCGGGCTCGGGCGTTGCAACGGCCCTGTCGACGATGGCCTGCACCTGCTCGGCGGTTATCTGGCCCTCGGTCGCCTTCATGACCGCGGACTGAACGTCCTCAGTGGTCATCATGCCGGCCTGCGACTCGCTGACCGCCATCGAGATCGCCGACTGGACGTCTGCGCCGGTGACTGCGTCCGCTGTCGCGGCCATCACTGCGCTCTCGACCATCGCCTGGATCTGCTCAGGGCTTGCGCCCTCAGAAGCGGCGCCAGCCACGGCACTCTCCACCATAGCCTGGATCTCGCTGGCCGAGACCTGCTCGGGAAGGTCAGGCATCTGGACGCTTCCGACGGCTGCCTGCACCATCGACTGGATCTCCTCTGCAGAGACCTGTGGCTGTGCTGCCGGCTGTGCCTGCGTTACTGCATCTGCGACGATGCTGCGAAGCTGCTGCTCGTCGATCGCCGGCGCTGGGGCCGGATCACTCGAGCACGCCAGCGCGACGATCAGCGCAATGGCTAGCCCGAATACTGCCAGGTGCTTCAGTTTGAATGTACAAAAGGGTAACTTCATCGTGGATATCCTCCTTAGCTATGGACCTTTCTGGTCCGAGTCCCGATTGTCTATCTGTATGCCGAGCCGGCCTGAACGCGCAATTCAGCGCATGTCATGCCTGCTCTGTCGAAACCCCGTTTCTGAATATGCTCCACAGGCTGGAGCTTTCGCCGACTGGATAGTCCTCGTCTCCGAAGTGGTTGAGCGTATTCACCGCCTGGATCAACCCGTAGAACTGAACTGAAGCCGCCTTCAGATCGATGTCCTTCCGGACCTCTTCCTTATGAACGCCGACGCTCAGCTGCGCCTCGATCATCGACAGGTGCCTGTCTATGGCCGTTTGCATCAGCCTTCTCAGTTCGGCGTCACCGTTCATCAGCACTTCGGCTATCACCATGAACGAGACACCGGTCACCGTGGACGGTGCGACGTTGTCCTTCAGCACCTCCTCCAGGCGCCTCAGGCCAGCGTCCGGGTCGCCGTCGATAAGATCGATTCTTCGGTTCAGCCTGAGGTCGATGTCTTCGATCAACCCGGCGATGATCTGCTTCTTGCCCTTGAAGTGGCGGTAGATCGCACCTTCGCTGACACCGACTGCGCGGGCCAGGCTGCCGATGGTAAGCGCCTGCATCCCGTGGTCCGTTATGACCACTCGTGCAGCCTCGATGAACTCGCGCCTCCTGACATCCGTGGGGCGCCGCACCCGCATAACCATCTCGCCAAGTCCACACTATCCCTAATTTGTAAGTGAACGCTCGCAAGCCAATATATAGAAATACTACCGTTTAGGTCAAACGTACGGCCCCAACTCTCAGACTTCGACAGTCCCTCTACCGGGACTGCAAGGAGCAGGTAAGGGTGTTCAGACAGGCCTGGTTACCAGCCAACGGACCCCCTCTCCCGGGGGAGAGGGCTGGGGTGAGGGTGAAAAGTGCGAATTCCCACCTCCTTAGCTCCCTCAGGACCACCCCCACACTTGATACAAGGGCGAGCGTGAAGCTCTCATCTGGCAGCTGTAGAATGCCGTCCCTCAAACGCCTCGCGCCTCTGATACAATCAGCGCAGACCATGACCCGACAGGCGGCCACGCTGTTATTCGAGTACTTTTAGGAGGGGTTCCCCGATGAAGCTAGTGTTCTTTGACGACTTCAAACTAGGCGTGGTTGAAGGCGACCGCGTCAAGGACGTGTCAGGCGTCGTGGCCGACATCCCACACCTGGGCCCGCATCACCTGATCAACGGACTTATCGAGCGGTTCGACGAGTACAGGCCACGTATAGAAGAGGCCGCCGCGTCCTCCGACGGCGTACCGCTGGACAGTGTCCAGCTCAGGCCTCCGACTCCAAAGCCCGGCAAGCTCGTGTGCATGGCCGTCAACTACATGGAAGATGGCACTCGCGACGAGCCCGCGCCCATCAACGCTTTTCTGAAATCCCCGAAAGCCGTTGTCAGCGACGGCGACACTGTCGTGCTCAACAAAGAACCAGCGACTATCTTCGAGCACGAAGCCGAGCTTGGCCTCGTTATAGGCAAGCGCGCCTCCAAGGTCAGCGCCGAAGACTGGGAAGAGTACGTGTTCGGCTACATGAACTTCATCGACGTCTCCTCGAGGGGACTCGGCGCGCCTGCAATGGACAGCTTCTTCCCCACCAAGTCGCCGCACACGTCGGCCCCGCTTGGCCCGTTCCTGGTGACCGCCGACGAGATCGAGAATCCCCAGAACCTCGCGATCAAGCTGTCCGTCAGCGGCGTGCTCAGGCAGGATTTCAACACCGACGACATGGCACACAAGATCCCAAGAGTGATCGAGTTCGCGTCTGACGTAACGACGCTCGACCCCGGCGACGTTGTCGCCACCGGCACGAATCATCGAGGCCTGGGTCCGTTGCACGACGGCGACACCATAGAGATGGAGGTAGAGGGCCTGGGAGTCCTACACCTCAACGTGCAGGACGACCTCCACCGAGAGTGGCCCCGCGAGACCCGCCTCGAAAAAGAGGCAAGAGAAGCCGCCGCCAGCGATTAGCATAGCGTGGCATGATGATGCTGACTGGCCCCGACAACCAATTTCGCCAAACCGTCATTCCCGCGAAAGCGGGAATCCACAGGTTCCCTCTCCCTTAGAGCCTGCCCCGTACTTGATACGGGGGAGAGGGCTAGGGTGAGGGTGAAAAGCCCCGCCCCCAAACTACCAGGCCACAGGCACCCAACCCACTGAAAAACAAACTGAAAACCGCAGGACGGTAATTCAATGAAACTAGTAATGTTCAACGACTTCGTCCCCGGCGTGCTCGACGGCAACCGCGTTGTGGACATCTCTTCCGCCGTGAGCGACATCCCCCACATGTCGCCGCAGGAGCTTATGTCCGGCATCATCGCCAACTTCGATTCCCTGAAGGGCAGTATAGAAGCCCTGGTCTCCTCGTCCGATGGAGTAGACCGCTCCGACGTCCGCCTGCGCTCGCCGCTGCCCAAGCCCACGCAGATCGTCGCCATGGCTGCGAACTACATGGAGCACGGAGCGCGCGAGGCGCCTGCGCCGATCAACGCTTTCCTCAAGTCCTCGAACTCGATCATCGGCGACGGCGACACGCTCGTCCTTCCCGACGCACCCGCGGCCATCTTCCACCACGAGGCCGAGCTTGGCGTCGTGATCGGCACCGAGGTCAAGAACGTCGACGCCGCAGACGCATATCAATATATATTCGGTTACGTGAACTTCATCGACGGCTCGGCGCGAGGTGTGGGAGGAAACAGCTTCTTCCAGGGCAAGTCCTGGGACACCTTCGGCCCGGTCGGACCGTGCCTGGTGACGGCCGACGAGGTCGACGACCCTCAGAACGTCAACGTTCGCCTGTGGGTGAACGGCAGGCTGCGACAGGATTTCTCCACGAGCGACATGGCCTACAACATCGCCCGCTGCATCGAGTGGGCGAGCGGCATCACGACTCTCGAGCCCGGCGACATCCTTGCGACAGGCACCAACCACCAGGGCCTCGGCGCGATGCAGGATGGCGACGTGATCGAGATGCACATCGACGGACTCGACAAGCTGACGATCAACGTCCGCGACGACCTCAAGCGAGAGTGGCCCCGCGAGATAGACCAGGCCACCGCCGACTTCGCCGCCGGAAGAACAACATCAGGCGGTTTCGGCCGTAGCTGAGAAACTCCAGTTTGGGAGCGAAAGTATCCCCTCTCCCTCAGGGAGAGGGCTAGGGTGAGGGTGAAACCCCGCACACCAGACTAGTACAGCCAGCAGCAAGAAGTTGAGCACCCAGTCCCCCAACCCAGTGGGAGACCACTAGTAGAAAACAGGAGGTTGCAGCAATGCCCACTAATGTACCTCCTCAATATAGAGAGGCCGAGGACAGGTTCAGACAGGCCAGGACGGTGCAGGCAAAGATCGCCGCGCTCCAGGAGATGCTCGCGATCATGCCCAAGCACAAGGGCACCGACCACCTGAAGGCCCAGCTGCGCTCGCGGCTGTCGAAGCTGATGGGCGAGTTGGAAGGCGCGTCGGCGAAGGGTCCCAGCAGCGGCAGGACCGAACCCTTCTCCATGCCCAAGGAGGGCGGAGGAAGGGCCACGCTGATCGGCCCGACCAACACCGGTAAATCCCTTTTGCTGAACCGCTCGACCGGCGCGAGAAGCAGGGTAGGCGCCTACGAGCTCAGCACCCAGGAGCCCGTTCCAGGGATGCTGAACTACGAAGACGTCCGCATCCAGTTCGTGGACACGCCCCCGATCTCCAACCCGTCCACACAGGGCCGCCTGTATGGCCTGCTCAGGAACACCGACGTCTTCGTCGTAGTGGTCGACATGTCCATGGACGCCGTATCCCAGGCCGACGATGTCTTTACTTCGCTGGGCGAGTGGAACTTCAGCATGTTGGGCAGAGACAACTGGCCTGACAGCCGCAACGAGTGGCTGGACAAGCCCACCATCATCGTCGGCAACAAGGCCGACATCCCCGGCGCGCTCGACCAGTACGAGTACCTCGAGGCCGCGTTCGGAGATCGCTACCCGGTGATAATGACCAGCGCCGAAGAAGAGGTCGGCTTCGACGAGATCGCCAGTGAGATCTTCGAGGCCCTCAAGGTGATCCGCGTCTNNNNNNNNNNNNNNNNNNNNNNNNNNNNNNNNNNNNNNNNNNNNNNNNNNNNNNNNNNNNNNNNNNNNNNNNNNNNNNNNNNNNNNNNNNNNNNNNNNNNNNNNNNNNNNNNNTCTGGGGCGACTCCGGCAAGTTCGACGGCCAGCACGTAGGCCGCAGCCACGAGCTAACCGACCGCGACATCATCGAGCTCCACACGTAGGCCCCCAGCACCCACACCCGACCCTGACTGCCCCTGCCACACACCCTTCGCTTGGCAGGGGAACAATTCATTTTGCGGTATGAGCTTATTGGCTCAAGCATGAGCACCAGGTGATGAGGCACTTCTATGCGCAGAAATCATCTGTTTCTATTGATAGCGTTACTAATCGTCGCGGCGACAGCTTGTGTCGCTTTGAACATCTTTTCCAGTTCGGTACCTGTCTTCCCGACGCATGACAGGCCTCTGCCAACAGACTGGGGCCTAGGGCACGTCAAGGTCGAACTGACCATGGAGGATGGCTGCCTACGCGGCCTCGGTCACGATCTCAACGAACCCAATCCCTCCTACCTCTTAGTGTGGCCAGCCGGGGTCGAGTTGTACGAGGATGGCGACTCCGTAAGCGTAAGAGACCGGACGGGCGCGGTAGCCGCAAGTGTAGGGGAGGAAGTCCGACTTTCGGGCCAAGTTATTAGCTCCAACAGCGACCACGCCCGCCGTATCGAGGAGAGTGTTCCCGCCGAGTGTGTGGGCCCTTACTACATGGTTGGAGTTGACGTTACCGTCATCGGCCCGGACGAGCAAACCGAGCTCACCGTCCCGAACTCCGATGTCGTCTTCCGACGCGGGCAGACCTGGCAGAGGTCGGCGACAGTGGCGATCCCTGCCGTTGGATATACAGGTCCCGGCGAAATGGTCATGGAGGGCGACTGTCTATTGATGATCTGGAAGAGGGGAGATGATGAAAGAAGACACGTGATCTCCTGGCCTCCCGGATTCTATCCCCACCTGGAAGACGGGGTGATCGAGGTTCGCAACGGTGGTGGACGAACGGTGGCTCGTGTCGGAGATATGTTAAAGATGACGCTGCTCGCTGCGGGAGGGGTGTCCGATGGACTATACATACCGGAATGTGACGCGCGGCTGCACGCACCAATCGAAATCAGGAACTTCGACCTGCCAGATAACTTCCCTCAGCACAACGAGGGAGTAACGAGCGTCTCCTACATCGAGGGTCGTCTGGAAATGTTCAATGGCTGCATATATGTTCGCGGAAGAATCGCGGTCTGGCCTTCCGACTACACGATGGAGGAAACAGACGGCGAGGTTAGGGTTCTGGACCAGGACGGGACGACCGTAGTACAGGTCGGACGTTACGACATGTCGGACCGGAGCATCCAACTCGAGGGCCGCGGAGTAGCCCGGGACGATGACTACGGCATACAAATAGGCCGGACTGTCAGCGTTGACTGCCGCTCGAGAGACTTCTGGCTAGTCAAATGAGACACCCAAAGGGCCGGACCTCATTGCAAATGTGTACTGATTCCTCAGGTACATAATCTTACTCATACACTTCAGCCGTCGCCGTCCCGTCCCGGTACTGGTGCTTCACCACTATTGGATAGGCCTGCTGGACACACCTCACAATTGACACAATCGACGGACAGTAACTGAACTGCGTGTGCACGAAATCACTATGGGACCATTCACCTTCGCCTCCACTGGAATGCTTGCCACTGTAGTCTCCAAAGCTCCAGAAGATTGTCGGTGTGGATACGCTGGTCCTGAAGAACGGCGACCTGGTTATTGTGGTGCCATCGGAGCACCAGTCGGTGATGGAGTCCAGAGAGAAAACTTCATTCCCGGCGAGACTTTCTCCAATCACCTCAAATCTGTGCGAGCTACAGCCTGGCTGAGTGCTGGTGAGTGTCTCCGTCGATTCATATCTGGCGACGAGGGTGAATGGCGAAGCCAGCACCAGCAGGGCGACGTAGCCAATGACGACGTATGCCAGGTAGCGGACGAATGGGTATCTCTTCCCGATCGTCTTCGCCAGCGCCACGCCGATCAGCGACAATATCACGGCGATGATAGCTATCTGTGTGAAGTCGTCCCAGAACACAGTACCAGCTCCCGTTAAATCGAATCTCTCACGGACAATCAGGACCAACAGGGTATGATCGCACACTCGCCTCCTACAATCAGACCGGCAACAGCGGCTGACGCCGGAACGATAACGCGCATATACATCGAGTCATGGAATGCCAGCTTCGGTCCGCTTCTATCGCAGGCTGACAGAACCGTGACTCCTGAGCTTACTGAACGCTGGCGACGTGACCTTGCCTTGGGTGTACCGCACCGGTGGTGGGTCGCGGAACGTGCCGGAGGGATCGTTGGCTTCGTGGGCATTGGCCCCAGCCGGGATCCTGTTGACCCCCAACTCGGCGAGGTCGACACCATCGCGGTTGACACACCTCACTGGCGGACTGGAATCGGCAGGATGCTAATGTCGATCGCTCTGCGTCACCTCGTGGCGGATGGCTACCGCGAGGCGATACTCTGGACGGTCGAAGGCTACGAGCGTGGAGTCGCATTCTACGAGGCTATGGGGTGGGCTCGCGACGGCGGCACCCGGGACAACGGACGCCAGGTCCGCTTCCGCCTCGACTTGAGCTCAATCTAAAGGCACGCGCACCCAAACGATCTGGTCCACATGCTCGAAGTGCCTGTCCGCTGAAACGAGGTCGGCTCCCGTCTCCATCGCGTGAGCTGCAATCCAAACGTCATTGGTTGGAATGGGCCGACCCTTTGCCCTTAATGCTGCCATTATTCTGGAGTAGCGATCGGCTGTAACGGACCCGACAGGCAGAAATGTCACGTAGGGGCGTTCGAGAAATGAGTTGAGCTGAGCGAAATTCTGCTCGAAGCGTTGACCCTGCCTGAAGCCGTACAACTGCTCGCCGACCACGACAGCCGACATGAGTATCTCCTCCGCACCCCGCACGACCTCTCTAACTCGATGGTTGCCCCTCATGAATTCCGAGTAGGCGTTGGAGTCCAGCAGGATTCTCATCCCCAGGCTGACTCATCCACAGTCTCGAAGACCTCGAGGGCGGCATTGAACTCCTCTGCTTCTTCCGCGCTCCATGTGCCGAACAGGTCGTCAAGTGAGTCCCCGATAGTCCTGTCGTTTACCTGACCATCTGGCACGCCGGCGCCTTTGCGCAGCAGCTTCAACGCAGCCTGGTTTAG
This region of Dehalococcoidia bacterium genomic DNA includes:
- a CDS encoding ABC transporter permease → MATIRSEAYAPTGVAKVWHAVIAFFTLVLRTNTGRIGLAVVGIHVVLALIGPWITPFPPTEYHIQDQYSSPTSTYWLGTDEKGRDIFSRVLAGARSIIWIATAGTILGVTFGTIVGVTSGYLGGRIDQVIMRIVDWFLAIPSLLLAILVINMATQRFRSVDESFIIIGIIGISFMPNNSRVIRSATLAIKPLEFVQSARLRGEPTLYIMFREVLPNVLPVVGVEATIRLSFALLLTAGLGFLGLGVQPPEPDWGKMVSENAIILDVAPLASLAPGIAMASLVVGINLLADGIRQAQNLPETGDR
- a CDS encoding ABC transporter permease — protein: MESNYVRTAILKGLPMRTVVVRHVLRNALLPTITVIANNVGWMFGGLIIIENLFAYPGMGSLLIQAIDTRDIRMLQSTALIIASVYAFSNLAADLAYGALNPRVRLS
- a CDS encoding ABC transporter permease; the encoded protein is MGLDRPPHIRYLDWIWDAVRGDLGQSAKSNASISEIMGERLAHSALLAVLAFVIAVPLGLVMGVWVGTRADTKMDRFLTMGGLVTISLPEFVTGVVMILILSSTLGWLPSSSIMMPGESVIGNPKVLVMPVLTVTGALFAPT
- a CDS encoding TetR/AcrR family transcriptional regulator, producing the protein MRVRRPTDVRRREFIEAARVVITDHGMQALTIGSLARAVGVSEGAIYRHFKGKKQIIAGLIEDIDLRLNRRIDLIDGDPDAGLRRLEEVLKDNVAPSTVTGVSFMVIAEVLMNGDAELRRLMQTAIDRHLSMIEAQLSVGVHKEEVRKDIDLKAASVQFYGLIQAVNTLNHFGDEDYPVGESSSLWSIFRNGVSTEQA
- a CDS encoding fumarylacetoacetate hydrolase family protein, with the protein product MKLVFFDDFKLGVVEGDRVKDVSGVVADIPHLGPHHLINGLIERFDEYRPRIEEAAASSDGVPLDSVQLRPPTPKPGKLVCMAVNYMEDGTRDEPAPINAFLKSPKAVVSDGDTVVLNKEPATIFEHEAELGLVIGKRASKVSAEDWEEYVFGYMNFIDVSSRGLGAPAMDSFFPTKSPHTSAPLGPFLVTADEIENPQNLAIKLSVSGVLRQDFNTDDMAHKIPRVIEFASDVTTLDPGDVVATGTNHRGLGPLHDGDTIEMEVEGLGVLHLNVQDDLHREWPRETRLEKEAREAAASD
- a CDS encoding fumarylacetoacetate hydrolase family protein, yielding MKLVMFNDFVPGVLDGNRVVDISSAVSDIPHMSPQELMSGIIANFDSLKGSIEALVSSSDGVDRSDVRLRSPLPKPTQIVAMAANYMEHGAREAPAPINAFLKSSNSIIGDGDTLVLPDAPAAIFHHEAELGVVIGTEVKNVDAADAYQYIFGYVNFIDGSARGVGGNSFFQGKSWDTFGPVGPCLVTADEVDDPQNVNVRLWVNGRLRQDFSTSDMAYNIARCIEWASGITTLEPGDILATGTNHQGLGAMQDGDVIEMHIDGLDKLTINVRDDLKREWPREIDQATADFAAGRTTSGGFGRS
- a CDS encoding 50S ribosome-binding GTPase; translated protein: MPTNVPPQYREAEDRFRQARTVQAKIAALQEMLAIMPKHKGTDHLKAQLRSRLSKLMGELEGASAKGPSSGRTEPFSMPKEGGGRATLIGPTNTGKSLLLNRSTGARSRVGAYELSTQEPVPGMLNYEDVRIQFVDTPPISNPSTQGRLYGLLRNTDVFVVVVDMSMDAVSQADDVFTSLGEWNFSMLGRDNWPDSRNEWLDKPTIIVGNKADIPGALDQYEYLEAAFGDRYPVIMTSAEEEVGFDEIASEIFEALKVIRV
- a CDS encoding GNAT family N-acetyltransferase; translation: MIAHSPPTIRPATAADAGTITRIYIESWNASFGPLLSQADRTVTPELTERWRRDLALGVPHRWWVAERAGGIVGFVGIGPSRDPVDPQLGEVDTIAVDTPHWRTGIGRMLMSIALRHLVADGYREAILWTVEGYERGVAFYEAMGWARDGGTRDNGRQVRFRLDLSSI
- a CDS encoding type II toxin-antitoxin system VapC family toxin, whose product is MRILLDSNAYSEFMRGNHRVREVVRGAEEILMSAVVVGEQLYGFRQGQRFEQNFAQLNSFLERPYVTFLPVGSVTADRYSRIMAALRAKGRPIPTNDVWIAAHAMETGADLVSADRHFEHVDQIVWVRVPLD